A single region of the Halichondria panicea chromosome 10, odHalPani1.1, whole genome shotgun sequence genome encodes:
- the LOC135342704 gene encoding lysine-specific demethylase 8-like: MAEKKNQLFILSLSLLLCVCRYGWCTDPSSASPPAPPAGHMQPLGSHMEPKPVLRINHMLTPQEFQEKYVVPKKPVIFEGLMSNLDVIKNWQSDDYLRTHFGNDLMGMEQKKKENRSLYGLEIPMAEFLDKYNNSDIYMVSDPSPGMYNEWQLPRFLLCGGFTDHLSMILLWFSSGGTKSVVHTDTIENLHCLISGTKKFVMIKPQFADLIGPEHKKKGFYDIDVDSVNMTTYPNLAKIPWHLAVLSPGDCLYLPFMWIHHVDSEGRNMGLNVWWNLFDFNAESCPSDASELPEFAPLSNYELETVMDLKKMLNAAKQNDGSVHAEDLLTPMLLAEGMKLGHMFALLEDIKPGCDGVLSNIDELPRESLRSGALFMHDLFNSHANSEDNLEPLNDDSLEEEEEEHQNRDEL, encoded by the exons ATGGCAGAAAAGAAGAACCAATTGTTTATACTCTCACTGAGTCTtctcctctgtgtgtgcagaTATGGCTGGTGTACAGATCCCTCCTCAGCCTCTCCCCCAGCTCCACCGGCTGGTCATATGCAGCCATTGGGTTCTCACATGGAACCAAAGCCTGTGCTAAGAATCAACCACATGCTCACACCGCAAGAGTTCCAGGAGAAATACGTAGTACCAAAGAAACCTGTTATCTTCGAAGGTTTGATGAGCAATCTGGACGTCATTAAAAACTGGCAAAGTGATGATTATTTGAG GACACATTTTGGCAACGATTTGATGGGAATGGAGCAGAAAAAAAAAGAGAACAGATCACTGTACGGCTTGGAGATACCTATGGCAGAATTCTTGGAT AAGTACAACAATTCAGATATCTACATGGTGTCTGATCCGTCCCCGGGTATGTACAATGAATGGCAGCTGCCTCGATTCTTGCTCTGTGGGGGATTCACTGACCATCTCTCTATGATCCTGTTGTGGTTCAGCAGTGGGGGTACAAAGTCCGTAGTGCATACAGACACGATTGAGAATCTGCACTGTTTAATCAGTGGTACAAAGAAGTTTGTTATGATTAAGCCACAATTTGCGGATCTTATTGGACCAGAGCACAAAAAGAAAGGATTCTATGATATTGATGTGGACAGTGTGAACATGACAACCTACCCTAACCTGGCTAAGATCCCATGGCACCTGGCCGTCCTCAGCCCTGGAGATTGTCTGTACCTCCCATTCATGTGGATACATCAT GTGGATTCTGAAGGCAGGAACATGGGGCTGAATGTATGGTGGAATTTGTTTGA TTTTAATGCTGAGAGCTGCCCGTCAGATGCAAGTGAGCTTCCAGAGTTTGCTCCACTGAGTAACTACGAGCTTGAGACAGTGATGGACCTCAA GAAAATGTTAAATGCGGCAAAACAAAACGATGGAAGTGTGCACGCAGAAGACTTGCTGACACCT ATGTTGTTAGCGGAAGGAATGAAACTGGGTCATATGTTTGCA CTACTGGAAGACATAAAGCCTGGATGCGATGGAGTACTGTCAAACATCGACGAGTTGCCACGGGAAAGCCTGAGAAGTGGAGCTCTGTTCATGCACGACTTGTTCAACTCCCACGCCAACTCAGAGGATAATCTAGAGCCCCTCAACGATGATTCActtgaggaggaggaggaggagcaCCAAAACAGAGATGAACTATAG
- the LOC135342612 gene encoding protein-associating with the carboxyl-terminal domain of ezrin-like: protein MGSEESREVSGETIQSQGDGSLWSVVLTGKEGGETEAEGDYEVGEGCCVFSRTPGSGSEGIYCKTGVEHLRLLRHPNILKYIGSEVSMDTITMVTEPVFPVLYVLSDASLECVVMGWRGLANGLTFLHTKAGLSHNNLSLMCVYASTGNSQWKVGGLELAIKHSRIDHKFISAVAPLRYKKAIPPEDNTEATPTTPHPPHARDVWAFAHLILATVDKADLDDKVGDSLFLYVQDEMLNPDPCQRPTPSQVANKAWMRNQGSQAFEFLSHLTLKSPPEKNQFFAALPATLFSLPPLFVAEHLVPLLVTPLVLGEQGARNGVWKHLLSPVTDTSPRPKVFNRDRICPILPEDLFLDHVLPLVLNFFESRELHVRTVLLENLSCFASVCSQDELMESILPEVLLGLKDHRVEVVQATLHALGDLVPMVGTEAVLGRSSDQLFTDSKPRNAPLSVGSVSLPQNVAPSIARGSREERQQKMKLKKEQLRRQRQSQPKLGGKLAGKAHDSDTPDETTPTAPPSVEDHNSQYSPSISHDEEVPNDEVDDWEASTNKPNDWLPDQDNGRKEQDEDSEEWEDFGDDSGASVGGDSVRSGASVGGVWGDSVKSEANNPAPPPRTTSNSGRMKLKRTGSNTSSTQVSVASSDLRSPTSGLSGSSEGGRSPQVLSRESSAGFRNAMKGRLSETDLARLEAKRIYSVKEPDFFADMVPTLANSTQHTGDESSSNVGAPLGSRSSTHSEEPVTPGLTSALQYQPQNEEGQGWGEEDWSEF, encoded by the exons ATGGGTAGTGAAGAGAGCAGAGAGGTGTCAGGGGAGACTATACAGAGCCAGGGAGATGGTTCACTGTGGAGTGTGGTGTTGACAGGCAAGGAAGGAGGGGAGACTGAAGCTGAGGGTGACTATGAGGTAGGGGAGGGTTGCTGTGTGTTCAGCAGGACACCGGGCAGTGGTAGTGAAGGGATCTACTGCAAGACAGGAGTGGAG CATCTACGGCTGCTAAGACATCCCAACATTCTTAAATACATTGGCTCGGAGGTCTCCATGGATACCATCACCATGGTAACAGAGCCTGTGTTCCCGGTGCTATATGTGCTGAGTGATGCTAGTCTGGAGTGTGTAGTGATGGGGTGGAGGGGGCTGGCTAACGGGCTCACCTTCCTCCACACAAAGGCAGGGCTGTCACACAACAACCTGAGCCTGATGTGTGTGTACGCAAGCACTGGTAATAGTCAGTGGAAGGTGGGCGGACTGGAGCTAGCTATCAAGCACTCTCGTATTGACCATAAG TTCATTTCTGCTGTGGCTCCACTGCGTTATAAGAAAGCCATCCCTCCCGAGGATAACActgaagccacacccactacaccACACCCCCCTCACGCTCGTGACGTATGGGCCTTTGCTCATCTCATCCTAGCCACAGTGGACAAGGCTGATCTCGACG ATAAAGTCGGTGATTCCCTGTTCCTCTATGTACAAGACGAGATGTTGAACCCTGACCCCTGCCAGagacccaccccctcacaagTGGCCAATAAAGCGTGGATGAG GAATCAAGGCAGTCAAGCATTTGAATTCCTGAGTCACCTCACACTCAAGAGCCCGCCAGAAAAGAACCAGTTCTTTGCAGCCCTACCAGCTACTCTGTTCTCCCTACCCCCACTCTTTGTGGCCGAACACCTCGTGCCGTTACTAGTGACCCCTCTAGTACTGGGAGAGCAAGGAGCTAGGAATGGTGTGTGGAAGCACTTACTGAGTCCTGTGACTGATACTAGCCCACGACCCAAGGTATTCAACAGAGACAGGATCTGCCCCATACTACCAGAGGACTTGTTTCT cgatCACGTCCTCCCTCTGGTGCTCAACTTCTTTGAGTCACGAGAGCTTCACGTGAGGACAGTGCTACTGGAGAACCTCAGTTGCTTTGCATCCGTCTGCTCACAAGATGAGCTCATGGAGTCAATACTGCCAGAG GTATTACTGGGGCTGAAGGATCATCGTGTGGAGGTGGTGCAGGCCACACTGCATGCCCTGGGGGACCTGGTCCCTATGGTGGGTACGGAGGCAGTACTCGGACGCAGTAGTGATCAACTCTTCACTGATTCTAAGCccagg AATGCTCCCCTATCAGTGGGATCTGTCTCACTGCCTCAAAATGTCGCTCCGTCAATAGCTCGTGGGTCAAGGGAGGAGAGGCAGCAAAAAATGAAACTAAAGAAAGAGCAGTTGAGACGACAGAGACAAAGTCAACCCAAACTAG GTGGTAAGCTAGCTGGAAAAGCTCACGATTCAGATACACCAGACGAGACCACGCCCACTGCCCCACCCTCTGTGGAGGATCATAACTCACAATATTCTCCAAGTATCAGTCATGACGAGGAGGTACCAAATGACGAAGTAGACGATTGGGAAGCATCAACCAACAAGCCAAACGATTGGTTGCCTGATCAAGACAATGGTCGCAAAGAACAAGACGAAGACAGCGAAGAATGGGAGGACTTTGGAGACGATAGTGGAGCTAGCGTGGGCGGTGATAGTGTGAGGAGTGGAGCTAGCGTGGGCGGTGTGTGGGGTGACAGTGTGAAGAGTGAAGCCAACAACCCAGCCCCCCCTCCAAGAACTACCTCAAACAGTGGACGTATGAAACTGAAGCGTACTGGGTCAAACACCTCAAGTACACAAGTGTCAGTAGCGTCCTCTGACCTGAGGTCTCCCACTAGTGGGCTGTCTGGTAGTtctgagggagggaggtccCCCCAGGTGTTGTCTAGAGAATCCTCCGCTGGGTTTAGGAATGCCATGAAGGGACGACTGAGTGAGACTGACCTGGCCAGACTGGAGGCTAAGA ggATCTATTCTGTAAAGGAGCCTGATTTCTTTGCAGACATGGTGCCCACCTTGGCCAACTCAACACAGCACACAGGAGATGAGTCCTCCTCTAATGTAGGGGCCCCACTAGGCAGCAGGAGCTCTACACACAGTGAGGAGCCAGTCACACCTGGCCTCACGTCAGCATTGCAGTACCAGCCTCAGaacgag GAGGGACAAGGTTGGGGGGAGGAGGACTGGAGCGAATTCTGA